A genomic segment from Flavobacterium litorale encodes:
- a CDS encoding helix-turn-helix domain-containing protein produces the protein MKNFIGLNIKYLCENNFLSQDEFGAKFGLKKSVVGTYIRGISYPKIEVMQRICEEFKLTLDEFITQDLYLKYKGYTSGNTTAEVAEPETPVYEAEKEALLKTIEAQKETIAAMKVTIDTLLQK, from the coding sequence ATGAAAAACTTTATTGGATTAAATATCAAATATTTGTGCGAAAATAATTTTTTGTCGCAAGATGAGTTTGGTGCTAAGTTTGGATTGAAGAAAAGCGTTGTAGGAACTTACATTAGAGGTATTTCGTACCCTAAGATAGAAGTGATGCAAAGAATCTGTGAAGAATTTAAGCTTACACTCGACGAATTTATTACGCAGGATTTATACCTAAAATATAAAGGGTATACTAGCGGAAATACAACAGCAGAAGTTGCGGAACCTGAAACTCCTGTTTACGAAGCAGAAAAAGAGGCTCTGCTAAAAACTATAGAGGCGCAAAAGGAAACTATTGCAGCTATGAAAGTTACAATAGATACTCTTTTACAAAAATAA